Sequence from the [Clostridium] scindens genome:
CATGGGGAATCTATGTCGTGATCTATCATTTCTGGCCTAGCAATTTTTTGGCCACGCTGGTTGCGGCAGTGTTTGTGGCTTTTTATGCATTTATCATGTCCAGAATCAATAAGGCGCCATCCACGATCTTTTTGACGGCATCCGTATTCCCGCTGATTCCTGGACCGAATTTGTATTATATGATGTATGGCTGCGTGAGCCGTGATTATGGAATGGCTCTTGGCGAGACGATCGTATTGCTGGCTACCTGCCTTGCAATTGCTTTTGGCTTTAATATTGTGGATATTATATCAAGGACAATCATGAGAGTCATGAAAAGAGAGTATCATATTGGGAAAAATCCACAGGGCCGGGAATAAAGCGACCCATGTGGTATCATTATGAATCATTCCTCCCGGGAATGATTCATAATGATAAAAAGACATTTGCAGGCAGAGAAGATATGTTCTAAAATGAAGGGAGCAGCGGCTGATCGTATGGAAAATAAAATCTGGCCGCAGGGGGTATGAAATGAACGAGATTGTAAATAGAACCTTATATTTGGAATGCTATTCCGGCATCAGCGGCGATATGATGGCTGCAGCGCTTCTGGACCTTGGAGCGGATCAGCAGGCGTTAAAGGATGCGCTTGAGAGCCTGCCGGTGGAAGGCTTCCAGATCGAAATCGGCAGGGTAAAGAAATCCGGGCTTGATGCCTGCGACTTTGCGGTGATCCTGGACAGCGCTCATGAAAACCATGATCATGATATGGAGTATCTGCATGGACATGGAGCGGTACATAGCCACAGTCATAAAGGGAGCCATGAGCACCGTGGGATGAAGGAAATCCTGCATATCATAGAGAATGGCGCAATGACGCAGGGAGCAAAAGCAATCGCAAAGCGTATCTTTGGTATATTGGCCCAGGCAGAAGCCAAAGCCCACGGCGTTCCTTTGGAAGAAGTTCATTTCCATGAAGTGGGCGCAGTGGATTCTATCGTGGATATTATCAGCGTCGCCGTATGTCTGGATAATCTGGGGATTACAGAATGCATCGTCCCTGTCCTGTATGAAGGGTGCGGCACCATCCGGTGCCAGCATGGCATTCTTCCGGTGCCGGTGCCGGCGGTTGCGAATATCGTGTCCGAACACAATCTGGATCTTAACATCACTGAATCCAAGGGCGAATTCGTGACGCCTACCGGAGCGGCGATCGTAGCGGCGATCAGAACCTCGAAGGTGCTGCCGGAAGTATTTTCCGTAAGGAAAATAGGCATGGGAGCCGGGAAAAGAGAGTACGACAGGCCCGGAATCCTAAGAGCCATGCTGATTGAAGGGCAGGCATCTTATGGCAGAGACTGCATCTGGAAGCTGGAAACCAATATGGATGACTGCACGGGAGAGGCGCTGGGGTATGTAATGGACCGCCTCTTTGAGGCCGGAGCCAGAGATGTAAGCTATACGCCTGTCTATATGAAGAAGAACCGTCCGGCTTATCAGCTGAACGTCATCTGTACGGACGAAAATGTAAGACAGATGGAGGAGATCATATTTAAAGAGACGACAACCATCGGCATCCGCAGGCAGCAGATGGAGAGGAGCGTCCTCGCGCGCAGCATGGAGACGGTTCGCACAAGCCTCGGGGATGCGCAGGTAAAAGTATGCGCTCTGGGCCCGCAGAAAAGGAAATATCCGGAATACCAGAGTGTTGTCAGACTTTGCAAGGAGCATGATAGATCATTCCAGGAGGTTTATCAGCTGGTCCTTTCGGAGTGTATGAAGGAGGAAGAGAGTCATGAAATATAGAGAACTGGGACGAACGGGACTTAAGGTCAGCGAGATCGGCATGGGGTGCGAAGGGTTTGTAGACAAGTCCTATGAGCAGGTAAAAGAATTCGTAGATGTCATGGAAGAGGGAGGCGTTAATTGTATTGATCTGTACGCGCCCAACCCGGATATGCGGTCCAATCTGGGACGCGCGCTTCGGGGACGGAGGGAGCGATTCGTCCTTCAGGCTCATCTGTGCACAGTCTGGGATGACGGACAATATAAACGTACGCGCAATATCGAACAGGTGAAGGCATCCTTCGAAGACCAGCTGAAGCGTCTGGAAACGGATCATGTAGAGATCGGCATGATTCATTATGTAGACTCGCTTGCAGATTGGGAGCAGGTGAAAGACGGCCCGGTTATGAAATATGCGCAGGAATTGAAAGCCTCCGGCGCCATCGGCTGCATTGGCCTGTCAAGCCATAACCCGCAGGCAGCGCAAAAAGCGGTGGAAAGTTCTCTGATTGACGTGCTGATGTTCAGTATTAATCCGTGCTATGATCTTCAGCCGGCCAGCGAGGATATAGAAACGCTGTGGGATGAGAAAAGTTATGAGAAGCCGCTGGTGAACATGGACAAGGAGAGACAGGAACTGTATGAAACCTGCCAGAGGCTGGGAGTGGGGATTACAGTAATGAAAGCATTCGGCGGCGGGGACCTTTTGAGCAGCGAACTGTCCCCGGCTGGAAAGGAACTGACGCCTTATCAGTGCCTTCACTATGCATTAACCCGCCCGGGGGTGGCGACAGTTATGTCAGGAGCCCGGACGGTCGAAGATTTGAAGATCAGCATCTCTTATGAGGATGCCTCGGAGGAAGAGAAGGATTACGCGGCAGCATTTGCAGCACTTCCCAAGATCAGCTGGAAGGGGCATTGCATGTACTGCGGGCACTGCGCTCCCTGCCCCAAGGGAATCGATGTGGCTTCTGTCACCAAGTTCCTGAATCTGGCAATCGCCCAGGGAGAGGTGCCGGAGACGGTACGGGAGCACTATGCCATTCTGCCCCGTACCGCAGAAGAATGCGTCGCGTGCGGGGCGTGCGAGAAGCGCTGCCCGTTTGAAGTTCCGGTAATAGAGAATATGAACAAGGCAAAAGAAATCTTTGGAAAGTAGAACACTGCTAAATTTCTAATACATAATGCAAGGTATCTGCACAATGGATGGCCAGGGAATCGATAAAAGGAACGGGTCCTGTGATTGTGCCTGCTAGCATAGGAAGCTCGGTACATCCTAGTATCACGCCGTCAAGAGAATAGCGGGCGCTATATTTTTCGACTATGGATAAAAAACGTTCCTGCGAGCTGGCCTTTATATTATTTCGGGCAAGTTCATCGAAGATAATATGATTTATGATATCCTGGTCTCCATCGGATGGGGAGATGACTTCTATCCCTTGACTTTTTAACTCGTCGCGGTAAAAGGATCCCTGCATTGTGTATTTTATGCCGGTAAGAAGCAGCTTTTTCATTTTGTTTTTCCGGGCGTACTTGCCGACGGAATCCACAATGCTTAACATTGGTGCCGACGTTTCTTTTTCTATAGCATGGAATACGGAATGTGGAGAATTTGCTGACATTATGATTATGTCTGAGCCGGCGGATTCCAGATTGCGTATTCCTTTCATGATATATTTCTTATATCCGTCCATGTCGTTTCGATTCTCGAAATCAGTGAAGTATTGGAAGTTGAGGCTCTCAATACAAATTTCCGGATAGTAATAATCCTTTTTTATCTCGTAATATAAGTCGAGTATTTTATTGTAATATTGTACGGTTGACGCGGCGCTGATTCCGCCCAGAATTCCTATTTTTTTCATCTTATTCTTCCTTTCGTCGCAAATGGCCTGTGCTGATGTCTGCCTCTGTGAACATTGTACAGGAGAAAAAAGAAAAAGGCAATAAAGCGATCTGGAAGAATGCGTCTTAAATAGGGGAATTCGATGCTCAATATAGAATTTCTATATTGGATTCCCGGCCCCTGTATATTTATAATTAGAACTGAACTTGATCGGGGGAAATATCTGCTGCATGCGTATATAGATATAGGCGGTCATAGCACAAAAAGGAGGACGATGCCGGCTGGGCGTCAGTTGGGATTATGCATGGTTTTGACTTTGAACTATCGACAAACATACATTTTGGAAAAGGCAAGATTCAGGGATTGCCGGAAGAGATCTTAAAGTTTGGCTGCCGGATACTGCTCGTGTATGATGTGGCAGCAGGCAGAAAGAGCGGCGCATATGAAGAGGTGCGTGCTCTTTGTAAAGAACATCATATCCATGTGACCGAGTTCACGGGAATTGAACAGAATCCGAAACATACTGCTGTCAATGAAGGCGTGCGTCTGCTGAAGGAATGTGGCGCTGAGTGCATTGTGGCGCTGGGAGGCGGGAGCACCATCGATACGGCAAAAGCCATAGGATTTTCTGTGTTCCACAATGGAAGCTGCTGGGACTTCTATGAGAAAAAAGCGGTGGTGACGAAGACGGTTCCGGTCATCTCTGTCCCAACGATTGCAGCCAGCGGCTCGGAAGTATCGAATATGTCGATCATCAGCAATGTAAAAGAAAAGCGGAAACTGGATTGCCAGAGCGATATGGAGCGGCCGGTGGCTGCATTTATTGATCCCTCCTATACCTATTCGGTCCCGCCTTTTGAAACCGCCTGCGGGATTATCAGTATTATGAGCAATGCCTACGAAGGATATTTCAGCCGGGCTGCCGGAGAGATTCAGGATGGCATCTCGGAGGCGATCCAGAGATCCTGCATTCTGCATGGAAGGCGGGTCATGGCCTGCCCTTGCTCTTATGAGTCCAGGGCTCAGCTGCTGTGGTCGGCATCGCTTGCCATCACCCATCTGTCAGACTGCGGACGGGAATATGCTGGATGCGTGCATTCGATCGAACATGCCCTGAGCGCGTTTCTTGACATATCCCATGGGGGCAGTCTCGCAATTGCCTCGCTTGCATGGTTCAAATATGCATTGTGCGATGAAACAGCGCCAAGATTTGCCCGGTGGGGAAGGAACGTATGGGGGATTAATGCCGGCAAAGACGACTTTGCCATAGGGGTGGAAGCAGTCAAGCGGTTTGAAGCGTTTATAAGGGAACTGAATCTGCCTGCCAGACTATCAGAAATAGGGATAAAAATTCCAGAAAAAGCGGCAGTGCAGATGGCCCATAGGATTTACCCTGCCATCGATGGCGCTGCCTGGTTCCGACCGCTGTCCGGGGAGGATGATCTGGCGGAGGTATTCAGGCTGGCCTGCTAGAGGTATTGCAAATTGGGAATGGAAGGAGGGCATCGGGAGAACCTGATGTCGTGAAAAACGATGAGCCAAAGTACGATAGCGATCATTATTATATTGATCATAACAGTTTTATATGCAACCGAAGTGTTTCCGCTGGCTGTCACCTCGCTTCTTGCCATGTCCGCGATGGTGGTCACGGGAATCATTGATTGGACGGAGGCTTTTTCCGGGTTCTCTTCTTCCATTGTGCTGATGCTCATAGGCGTGTGCATTATCGGAGAGGCCTTTTTTACCACAGGGCTGGCAGAATCCCTGGGAAATATGCTCAAAAGATTTGCGGATCTGAAAGAGAAATATTTTGTGGTCATCGTATATGTAGTGGCATCCCTGATGTCAGCCTTTTTGAATGCATCTGCGGTTATGGCGATCCTGATGCCGGTGGTTGACAGCCTGGTCTTTTCCACAGACGGGAAGATATCCAGAAAGCATACCTATCTTGCCATGGGGATTGGCTCCATATTTGGCGCGAATCTTTCCATTATCGGGTCTACGTCCATGTACATGGCCCATACTTTGCTGAAGGAATCAGACGGAGCAGGAATGACATTCTTCGAGCCTGCGCTATCGGGGGCTGCGGCTTGTATCGTGGGCATGCTGATCTATCTGACCTTCGGCTATAATTACCAGAAGAGATGCTTTGATTTTAAAGAGAGGCTGCCGGAAATCATGACGCGGACGAATGCATGCAGTTCCAGGGAAATCCGGGAAAGAAGTATGACCTATAAGCCATGGAAGCGCAACTTTGTGGCGCTTACCATGATTGGCTGTATCATTGCGTTTATCTGCGGCTATGATATTGGCGGCGTGGCAATCATCGGCGCCAGCATCGTGATGGCGGCAAGATGCATCAGCGAGCGCAGGGCCTACCAAGGGGTCAGCTGGGAGACGGTATTCATAACGGCGGCATCCATGGGATTTGCAGCCGGCGTAGGAAAGAGCGGCGCCGGGGAAGAGATCGCGAATTTCGTGATCAGAGCCAGCGGCAGGATTGGAGAGACCAGTGTTGGCATGTGCATGCTCATTCTGGTGCTGAGCACAGTCCTTTCAAATTTTATGTCCAACATCGGCGTAGTCGTCTTGATTGTGCCTATCTGCCTGAAACTTGCCGCAACCATGGGAGTGGACGCGACACCCTTTGTTATGGCCTGTGCCATCGGAACGAATGTATCTGTGGCTACGCCAGTCTGCGTAGGACCGATTACCGTTACCACGGTGGCCGGGTACCGATTCAAGGATTATGTGAGGGTGGGAGGCCTGTTCAATTTGCTGGCTACCATTGTAACGGGGATTTCGCTTTGGGCGGTCTATTATAGATAAATGCAGGATCAATGAAAAGAGGGCCGGATTTTATTCCGGTCCTCTTTTTATAATGGAGTCTCTATGATAGCTTGTAATATCAGTACCCAATTGTTGGTAAAGTTCCTTGACGGAGAGGCCCTTTTCCTTGACAGTTAGAAGTTCCTCGTTGGTAACGCCTATAAATTCTACAAAATCTACGGCTCCATTCGGCGTGTCTATCTTCTCGATCTTTGGCTCTGGAATCGTAATAAAGCCTGTAATGTTGGAGTTCATCTGCGTATCAATGCCCTGGGTCTGGCCGGTATAGACAAATTCATACGCGTGAAACAACTCGCCTTTTGTAAAAGTGATTCGGGCAAGGGACTGAAGAATGCTGCAGATTCCCTTGATTTCGGCCTCTTCATCCTCGTAGGAGCCCTTTTCCAGCTTGAATGTAAATTCCATCCCGTAACCGCTGATCTCTGGTTCATCTGTTTCCTTTTCATAGATTTCTGACAGTCCATAGGTTATGAAATGCCAGTAATCGCCTCCGTCGTAGATGCTGATGCCATCCAGAGGATCATTTCCGCCAAGCCGCCATTTTATCAGTGTTCCGTAATGCCTGGGGTTCTCTTGGCCAGGATACAAGGCATCAAATGCTTCTGAAATGGCGTCCCAGCCGGGCGCCTCTGAGTTTTCGCCTTGCACCTCTTGCTGAGGAGGTTCGTTAGCTTCCTTTTTTCTTTTGAATTTATCTAAGATTCCCATACATTTATATCCTTTATATGCTTGCTGATATATAGTTCCATGCCATAACCAACTGGGTATGACCTTATATAGAAGTATAATTGGGCTTATTCCTTGCGTCAAGCAGGAAAGAAACGAGATAAAAATGATTGGAATTGGCTAAACCAGATACCAAAAATGAAAAAACAAAAAATGTGCATAAAAAGCGAAAGAATAATAGTGCATTATACACAAAAATATTGCTTTAAATTGACAAATATTCTATAAAATATTATAATAATCATACAATGACAGAAAAATAACAAAAACTGGTATGACCAGAAAAGGAGTTGTGAGTGATGGGAGAATTCAGGGTTCTTGAAATCAAGCAGAGCGTTTTTGCGGATAATGACAGGCGTGCAAAGGAACTGAGGAAAGAATTAAAAGAAAAGAAGGTATTTCTGCTGAATCTTATGTCTTCGCCGGGATCAGGAAAGACGACGACTCTGTCGCGTACGATCGAGCGGCTGAAAGACGAGATGAAGATCGGCGTTATGGAGGCAGACATCGATTCCGATGTGGATGCGAAGACGATTGCCAGCCTCGGAGTTAAGGCAATCCAGCTTCATACCGGAGGTATGTGCCATCTGGATGCAGATATGACGGCGCAGGGACTTGCCGGACTGGAGACTGGAGATGTGGAACTTGCCATTCTGGAAAATGTGGGCAATCTGGTATGTCCGGCGGAATTTGATACGGGAGCGGTAAAGAATGCCATGATTCTAAGCGTGCCGGAGGGAGACGATAAGCCGCTTAAATATCCGCTCATGTTTTCCATCTGCGATGTAGTCCTTATTAACAAGATTGACGTGCTGCCGTATTTTGATTTCGATATGGAGGCATGCAGGAAGAATATTCTGATGCGTAATCCCAATGCACGGATCATTCCAATCTGTGCCCGTACCGGGGAAGGCATGGAGGAATGGACGGACTGGCTGAGAGATCAGGTAAAAGAATGGAACGCATAGCGGACAAAAAGATAAGCGGAGAGGAGAGAGAATGTCAGAACGAAGGGAATTGATTTTGCAGTTGGGTCAGATGATCACAGACCGGATCGGCCATAAAGTGACTATGGAGGATCCGGAATACTGGGGGCTTGCCTGTATCGTCACCGATGAGATGGCAGAAGTAGCGTTAAAGATGAAGGTGCGAAAGCCTATGACGTTTGAGCAGATGCTGAAGGCTACGGGGAAAGAGGAAAAAAAGCTTCAGGAACTGCTGGATGAAATGAGCCGGGTAGGGCTTATCGAATACAACTGGGAGAATCCAAAGCGGGAGAAGCAGTATGTGCTTCCGATGTTCGTGCCGGGCAGCGCGGAATTCACCAATATGAATAAGCAGCAGCTGGAAGAGCATCCGGAACTGGGCAGGTTCTTCGAGCGGATGTCCAGGCTTCCTTTGGAGAAGGTAACCCCTATGGTTCCTCCGGGAGGCGCAGGCATCGGCATGCATGTCATACCAGTGGAGAAAGCCATTGAGATGGAGAATCAATCCATTGATATCGAGCATATCTCCCATTGGCTTAAGAAGTATGACGGCAAATACGCCGCAAGCCCCTGCTCCTGCCGAATGTCCCGCCAGACTTATGATGAAGGCTGCGCCGATGATCCCGAAGACTGGTGCATCGCGGTAGGAGATATGGCGGACTATGTGGTGGAGACGAATAAGGGTGGAAGATATATTACATACGACGAAGTGATGGAGATTCTTAAGCGTGCGGAGGATAACGGGTTCGTGCATCAGATTACCAACATTGACGGCGAGAACAAGATATTTGCCATCTGTAACTGCAATGTGAATGTCTGCTATGCCCTTCGGACCTCCCAACTGTTTAACACCCCCAATATGTCCCGCTCTGCCTATGTGGCAAGAGTGGAGACGCAGGACTGCGTAGCCTGCGGACGCTGCGTGGAGTATTGTCCGGCAGGCGCGGTCAAGCTGGGACAGAAGTTGTGCACCAAGGATGGTCCCGTCTCCTATCCGAAGCATGAACTTCCGGACGGCGCAAAATGGGGACCGGAGAAATGGGATGAGGACTACAGGGATAAGAACCGGATCAATTGCTATGATACCGGAACGGCTCCATGCAAGACCGCCTGTCCGGCGCACATCGCGGTACAGGGATATCTGAAGAAGGCAGCCCAGGGCAAGTACAGGGACGCGCTGGCGCTGATCAAAAAGGAGAACCCATTCCCCGCAGTCTGCGGGCATGTGTGCAACCGCCGATGCGAAGATGCATGTACCCGGGGAACGGTGGACCAGGCAGTGGCCATCGACGAAGTGAAGAAGTTTATCGCCCGGCAGGATCTGGAAGCAGAGAACCGGTATATTCCGCCAATCGTTCCTCCTACGACAGGACGGCTGTTCGAAGAGAAGATCGCGATCATCGGAGGCGGCCCGGCCGGACTAAGCTGCGCATTCTATCTGGCGGAGAAGGGATATCGTCCGGTGGTATTCGAGAAGAATGAGAAGCCGGGAGGCATGCTGGTGTATGGCATTCCATCGTTTAAACTGGAAAAGGATGTGGTGGATGCGGAGATAGAGATTATCCGCCAGATGGGCGTTGAGATACGCTGCGGCATCGAGGTGGGAAAGGATATCACCCTGGATGAACTGCGCGCCCAGGGATATCAGGCTTTCTATCTTGCCATAGGGTGCCAGGGAGGAAGGCTGGCAGGCATCCCTGGCGAGACGGCAGAAGGCGTGATGACGGCGGTAGACTTCCTTCGCAAGACGGGAGCAGATGAGTCCTATCCGATAGAGGGACGCACGGTCGTTGTGGGCGGCGGAAATGTAGCGATCGATGTGGCACGCACCGCGACAAGATGCGGCGCTTCGGAAGTGTCTATGTATTGTCTGGAAGGCAGGGACATTATGCCGGCATCCGCAGAAGAAGTAGAGGAAGCAGAGGAAGAAGGAATCGCGGTGAACTGCGGCTGGGGGCCAAAAGAAATATTGACGCAGGATGGGAAGGTCACTGGCATCGTATTCAAGAAATGCCTGTCCGTGTTCAATGAAGAAAAGCGCTTTGCTCCGGTCTATGATGAAGAAGATACGGTTACGGTTCCCTGCGAGCGAGTGTTCTTAAGCATTGGACAGAGCATCCAGTGGGGAGAACTGCTGAATGGTTCCAAAGTAGAACTTGGAAGAGGAAATGCGGCGGTAGCGGATCCGGTGACCTATCAAAGTTCCGAGCCGGATATCTTTGTAGGCGGCGATGTATACACAGGCCCTAAATTCGCGATTGACGCCATTGCGGCGGGCAAGGAAGGGGCCATCTCCATCCACAGGTTTGTGCAGCCTCGCAGCAGCCTTACCATCGGAAGGAACCGGCGTCAGTTTATCGAACTGGATAAAGAGAATATCAAGCTGGACGCCTATGACAATTCCTCGCGCCAGATACCGGGAATCGATGAAGCCATTGATCGGCGCAAGTCATTCAGGGATGCGCGCAAGACATTTACGGAAGAACAGGTGAAGATTGAGACTGCCCGGTGCCTGGGCTGCGGCGCGTCTGTCGTGGACGAGAATAAGTGTATCGGCTGCGGCGTGTGCACGACAAAATGCGAATTTGACGCGATCCATCTTTACCGCGAACATCCGGAATGCAGTAAAATGTACCGGTCTGAGGATAAGTTCAAGGCAATCCTGCCATATGCGATGAAGCGGGGACTTAAGATCAAGTTCGGAAGGAAGAGCCAGTGATAGAAAGGAACGGTAGATTATGCACGAACTGGGAATCGTATTTCATATCATCGACAGCCTGGAATCGGTGGGCAGGGAAAACCAGCTTACCCAGGTGGCAAATGTAACCCTGGAAATCGGGGAAGTCTCAGGCGTAGTGGATTCTTATTTAAAAGACTGCTGGAAATGGGCATCTGAAAAATCGTCTCTGCTGCGGGGAGCCAAACTGATCACCCAGGAGATTCCAGCAGTGACATATTGCGAGGACTGCCATCAGACCTATGGAACGGTGGAGCACGGAAAGGTATGTCCATTCTGCTCCGGTGGAAATACATATCTGGTGGCAGGAAACGAATTTAATATCAAGGAAATAGAAGCATGCTGAGAAAGAGGGAGGGATAATCATGCTATTTCAAATCTATGGAGAGAATGCCGGCTGGCAGCTGCTGGGATGGCTATTGGTATTTGCGGGACTGATACTTGCGAATGAACTGGCAAGACGTACGAAGATGGGAGGGATATTCTGCTTTCTGATCGTGCCGGCAGCATTGACCGTGTACTTCATTGCCATCTATGTTGGCGCGGCAAACGGCGCGGAGTGGGCGCTTAATAATCCTACCTATGTACATATGAACAGCTGGTTCCACTATGCAAAACTATACGCGGCTACCGCGGGATGTATTGGTTTCATGATGCTGAAGTATAAGTGGAAGATCGGCAAGACTAACTGGTTCAAGGTGTTCCCGTTTGTGATCGTGGCAATCAATATCCTGATCGCGGTTGTAAGCGACTTTGAGTCTGGCGTCAGAGGCGCAATGGCCCTGGCAGAGTATGGGGACCGCTGGTGGCTGTCATCCGAGAATGTATGGCTGTATGGCGGATGGTGGAACTGGGTCAACGGAATCGCCGGCATATTAAATATCCTGTGTATGACAGGATGGTGGGGAATCTATTCCTCCAAAGACAAAAAGGATATGCTGTGGCCAGATATGACCTGGTGCTTTATCATAGCCTATGACCTGTGGAACTTCGAGTATACTTATAACAACCTTCCGACCCACGCATGGTACTGCGGACTGGCGCTTCTGCTGGCTCCTACTTTTGCCAATGCGCTGTGGAACAAGGGCGGATGGATTCAGAACCGTGCCAATACGCTGGCATTGTGGTGCATGTTCGCGCAGGTATTCCCAATGTTCCAGGATACCAGCCGGTTCGCCACGATACCGATCCTGTATTCCGATGGATTTATGGATGCGGCCACAAGACCTGCGGCAGCTGATCCGACCATGCAGGGCGTAGTGGCATTGCTGGCACTGGCAGCGAATGTGATCTGCCTGGCTGTGATTATCAAGCGGTCAAAACAGCAGAAGAAGAACCCCTATAAGAACGAGATCTTCACGGATCAGAAAGATTTCCAGATTGCAATGGAGAGAGCGGAGGTATAAGGGAGGGATTTGTGGATTGGTGGACGCCGGGGCGGCAGAA
This genomic interval carries:
- the larC gene encoding nickel pincer cofactor biosynthesis protein LarC, with protein sequence MNEIVNRTLYLECYSGISGDMMAAALLDLGADQQALKDALESLPVEGFQIEIGRVKKSGLDACDFAVILDSAHENHDHDMEYLHGHGAVHSHSHKGSHEHRGMKEILHIIENGAMTQGAKAIAKRIFGILAQAEAKAHGVPLEEVHFHEVGAVDSIVDIISVAVCLDNLGITECIVPVLYEGCGTIRCQHGILPVPVPAVANIVSEHNLDLNITESKGEFVTPTGAAIVAAIRTSKVLPEVFSVRKIGMGAGKREYDRPGILRAMLIEGQASYGRDCIWKLETNMDDCTGEALGYVMDRLFEAGARDVSYTPVYMKKNRPAYQLNVICTDENVRQMEEIIFKETTTIGIRRQQMERSVLARSMETVRTSLGDAQVKVCALGPQKRKYPEYQSVVRLCKEHDRSFQEVYQLVLSECMKEEESHEI
- a CDS encoding aldo/keto reductase, giving the protein MKYRELGRTGLKVSEIGMGCEGFVDKSYEQVKEFVDVMEEGGVNCIDLYAPNPDMRSNLGRALRGRRERFVLQAHLCTVWDDGQYKRTRNIEQVKASFEDQLKRLETDHVEIGMIHYVDSLADWEQVKDGPVMKYAQELKASGAIGCIGLSSHNPQAAQKAVESSLIDVLMFSINPCYDLQPASEDIETLWDEKSYEKPLVNMDKERQELYETCQRLGVGITVMKAFGGGDLLSSELSPAGKELTPYQCLHYALTRPGVATVMSGARTVEDLKISISYEDASEEEKDYAAAFAALPKISWKGHCMYCGHCAPCPKGIDVASVTKFLNLAIAQGEVPETVREHYAILPRTAEECVACGACEKRCPFEVPVIENMNKAKEIFGK
- a CDS encoding aspartate/glutamate racemase family protein; the protein is MKKIGILGGISAASTVQYYNKILDLYYEIKKDYYYPEICIESLNFQYFTDFENRNDMDGYKKYIMKGIRNLESAGSDIIIMSANSPHSVFHAIEKETSAPMLSIVDSVGKYARKNKMKKLLLTGIKYTMQGSFYRDELKSQGIEVISPSDGDQDIINHIIFDELARNNIKASSQERFLSIVEKYSARYSLDGVILGCTELPMLAGTITGPVPFIDSLAIHCADTLHYVLEI
- a CDS encoding iron-containing alcohol dehydrogenase — protein: MHGFDFELSTNIHFGKGKIQGLPEEILKFGCRILLVYDVAAGRKSGAYEEVRALCKEHHIHVTEFTGIEQNPKHTAVNEGVRLLKECGAECIVALGGGSTIDTAKAIGFSVFHNGSCWDFYEKKAVVTKTVPVISVPTIAASGSEVSNMSIISNVKEKRKLDCQSDMERPVAAFIDPSYTYSVPPFETACGIISIMSNAYEGYFSRAAGEIQDGISEAIQRSCILHGRRVMACPCSYESRAQLLWSASLAITHLSDCGREYAGCVHSIEHALSAFLDISHGGSLAIASLAWFKYALCDETAPRFARWGRNVWGINAGKDDFAIGVEAVKRFEAFIRELNLPARLSEIGIKIPEKAAVQMAHRIYPAIDGAAWFRPLSGEDDLAEVFRLAC
- a CDS encoding SLC13 family permease produces the protein MSQSTIAIIIILIITVLYATEVFPLAVTSLLAMSAMVVTGIIDWTEAFSGFSSSIVLMLIGVCIIGEAFFTTGLAESLGNMLKRFADLKEKYFVVIVYVVASLMSAFLNASAVMAILMPVVDSLVFSTDGKISRKHTYLAMGIGSIFGANLSIIGSTSMYMAHTLLKESDGAGMTFFEPALSGAAACIVGMLIYLTFGYNYQKRCFDFKERLPEIMTRTNACSSREIRERSMTYKPWKRNFVALTMIGCIIAFICGYDIGGVAIIGASIVMAARCISERRAYQGVSWETVFITAASMGFAAGVGKSGAGEEIANFVIRASGRIGETSVGMCMLILVLSTVLSNFMSNIGVVVLIVPICLKLAATMGVDATPFVMACAIGTNVSVATPVCVGPITVTTVAGYRFKDYVRVGGLFNLLATIVTGISLWAVYYR
- a CDS encoding suppressor of fused domain protein, which codes for MGILDKFKRKKEANEPPQQEVQGENSEAPGWDAISEAFDALYPGQENPRHYGTLIKWRLGGNDPLDGISIYDGGDYWHFITYGLSEIYEKETDEPEISGYGMEFTFKLEKGSYEDEEAEIKGICSILQSLARITFTKGELFHAYEFVYTGQTQGIDTQMNSNITGFITIPEPKIEKIDTPNGAVDFVEFIGVTNEELLTVKEKGLSVKELYQQLGTDITSYHRDSIIKRGPE
- the hypB gene encoding hydrogenase nickel incorporation protein HypB — its product is MGEFRVLEIKQSVFADNDRRAKELRKELKEKKVFLLNLMSSPGSGKTTTLSRTIERLKDEMKIGVMEADIDSDVDAKTIASLGVKAIQLHTGGMCHLDADMTAQGLAGLETGDVELAILENVGNLVCPAEFDTGAVKNAMILSVPEGDDKPLKYPLMFSICDVVLINKIDVLPYFDFDMEACRKNILMRNPNARIIPICARTGEGMEEWTDWLRDQVKEWNA
- a CDS encoding FAD-dependent oxidoreductase translates to MSERRELILQLGQMITDRIGHKVTMEDPEYWGLACIVTDEMAEVALKMKVRKPMTFEQMLKATGKEEKKLQELLDEMSRVGLIEYNWENPKREKQYVLPMFVPGSAEFTNMNKQQLEEHPELGRFFERMSRLPLEKVTPMVPPGGAGIGMHVIPVEKAIEMENQSIDIEHISHWLKKYDGKYAASPCSCRMSRQTYDEGCADDPEDWCIAVGDMADYVVETNKGGRYITYDEVMEILKRAEDNGFVHQITNIDGENKIFAICNCNVNVCYALRTSQLFNTPNMSRSAYVARVETQDCVACGRCVEYCPAGAVKLGQKLCTKDGPVSYPKHELPDGAKWGPEKWDEDYRDKNRINCYDTGTAPCKTACPAHIAVQGYLKKAAQGKYRDALALIKKENPFPAVCGHVCNRRCEDACTRGTVDQAVAIDEVKKFIARQDLEAENRYIPPIVPPTTGRLFEEKIAIIGGGPAGLSCAFYLAEKGYRPVVFEKNEKPGGMLVYGIPSFKLEKDVVDAEIEIIRQMGVEIRCGIEVGKDITLDELRAQGYQAFYLAIGCQGGRLAGIPGETAEGVMTAVDFLRKTGADESYPIEGRTVVVGGGNVAIDVARTATRCGASEVSMYCLEGRDIMPASAEEVEEAEEEGIAVNCGWGPKEILTQDGKVTGIVFKKCLSVFNEEKRFAPVYDEEDTVTVPCERVFLSIGQSIQWGELLNGSKVELGRGNAAVADPVTYQSSEPDIFVGGDVYTGPKFAIDAIAAGKEGAISIHRFVQPRSSLTIGRNRRQFIELDKENIKLDAYDNSSRQIPGIDEAIDRRKSFRDARKTFTEEQVKIETARCLGCGASVVDENKCIGCGVCTTKCEFDAIHLYREHPECSKMYRSEDKFKAILPYAMKRGLKIKFGRKSQ